The following are encoded together in the Ovis aries strain OAR_USU_Benz2616 breed Rambouillet chromosome 15, ARS-UI_Ramb_v3.0, whole genome shotgun sequence genome:
- the NUMA1 gene encoding nuclear mitotic apparatus protein 1 isoform X6 — MTLHATRAAALLTWVNSLRLADPVEAVLQLQDCGVFIRIIDGILGTDEGQQILQQPVPERLEFVCSFLQKNRKHPSSAECLVSVQKVMEGSELELAKVAMLLLYHSSMSSRNLRDWEQFEYKIQAELAVILKFVLDHEDGLNLNKDLESFLQKAPVPSPRSSTISEELSPPSHQAKREVRFLELQKVASSSGNNFLSGSPASPMGDILQTPQFQMRRLKKQLADERSNRDELELELAENRKLLTEKDAQIAMLQQRIDRLAQLNEKQAASPLEPRELEELRGKNESLTVRLHEALKQCQDLKTEKSQMDRRISQLSEENGDLSFKKCLEEKNEILQGKLSQLEEHLAQLRENPPQEKGEVLGDVLQLETLKQEAATLAADNTQLQARVAALETERGQREAKLLAERSHFEEEKQQLAGLIAELQGSLSNLSQAKEELEQASQAQVARLSTQVATLTSELDTLNTAVQQRDGELAGLKQQAQTEQAQLTQTLRQQEEAAQGLRQQVEQLSSSLERKERQLEEAATEKEATRRDQAQQLAAAAEEREAALRERDAALQQLGAVEKEKVAKLEVLQEQLRTAHEAQEGAQTSLTQAQEEKAELSQKVEELRAHVEAARQGQSEAQAQAAELKAQLRSEQQKATKWESVAQEKAQLQEQVQALEESLKATTGSLEEEKRRTADTLAEQQRCICRLEAETQSLVEQHEQGQKELEEERAGRKGLEARLQQLGEAHQAQTEALRQELAEAVASQREAESECEQLAKEVATWRERYEDSQQEEAQYGAMFQEQLMTLKEECEKARQELQEAKEKVVGIEAHSELQISRQQDELAQLHASLARALQQVQEKEGRAQQLATDLATLQEKMAATSKEVARLEALVRKAGEQPETASPELLKEPPRVGDRESEWLEEQQGRPFCSTQAALQAMEREAEQMGSELERLRAALMESQGQQQEERGQQEREVARLTQERGRAQADLALEKAAKAELEMRLQNALNEQRVEFAALQEALAQALREKEGMDQELAKLRGQEAAQGAALKELQQTVERLKEQLAKKEEGRPQSLGTASREDASGLRTQSKATGKTEPEGSELQALQAEVSRLEQQAREYQEKASSLEHSLESERTTHAEQASTLKTLRGQLEQKAQELGSSQDALASTQRELATLRAKAQEHGKAEDEWKAQVARGQQEAERKNSLISSLEEEVSILNRQVLEKEGESKELKRLVVAESEKSQKLEERLRLLQAETASSSARAAERSSALREEVQTLREEAEKQRVASESLRQELASQAERAEELGQELKAWQEKFFQKEQALSALQLEHTSTQALVSELLPVKHLCQQLQAEQAAAEKRHREELEQSKQAAGGLRAELLRAQRELGELLPLRQKVAEQERVAQQLRAEKASYVEQLSMLKKAHGLLAEENRGLGERASLGRQFLEVELDQAREKYSQELAAVRADAETRLTEMQREAQSTARELEVMTAKYEGAKAKVLEERQRFQEERQKLTAQVEQLELFQREQTKQVEELSKKLADHEQASKAQQQKLKAQGGESLQEVQRLQAQLSELQAQLSQKEQAAEHYKLQMEKAKTHYDAKKQQNQELQEQLRGLEQLQTENKELRAEADRLGRELQQAGLKTKEAEQACRHLTAQVRSLEAQVAHADQQLRDLGKFQVATDALKSREPQAKPQLDLSIDSLDLSCEEGTPLSVTSKLPRTQPDGTSIPGEPASPISQRLPPKVESLESLYFTPIPTRGQAPLESSLDSLGDISLDSSRKTRSARRRTTQIINITMTKVSKKLDVEDPDSANASFYSTQSAPASQAGPRAASSTQSLARLGSPDDGNSTLLSLPGYRPTTRSSARRSQAGMSSGAPPGRNSFYVGTCQDEPEQLDDWNRIAELQQRNRVCPPHLKTCYPLESRPSLSLPAITDEEIKTGDPRETLRRASMQPTQIAEGAGITTRQQRKRVSSETHQGPGTPESKKATTCFPRPMTPRDRHEGRRHSTTEAQKKAVPAVKQADRRQSMAFSILNTPKKLGNSLLRKAASKKAPSKASPNPRSGTRRSPRIATTTASATATPRAKGKAKH; from the exons ATGACGCTCCATGCCACCCGGGCAGCTGCACTCCTCACTTGG GTGAACAGTCTGCGCCTGGCTGACCCGGTGGAGGCTGTGCTGCAGCTCCAGGACTGCGGTGTCTTCATCAGGATCATTGACGGCAT CCTTGGCACTGATGAGGGGCAGCAAATCCTGCAGCAGCCGGTGCCGGAGAGACTGGAGTTTGTGTGCAGTTTTCTGCAGA AAAACCGAAAACATCCCTCTTCTGCAGAATGCCTGGTGTCAGTGCAGAAGGTGATGGAGGGCTCAGAGCTGGAGCTAGCGAAG GTGGCCATGCTGCTGCTGTACCACTCCTCCATGAGCTCCAGGAACCTCAGGGACTGGGAGCAGTTTGAATACAAGATTCAG GCTGAGTTAGCCGTCATTCTCAAATTTGTGCTGGACCATGAGGATGGGCTAAACCTGAATAAAGACTTGGAGAGCTTCTTGCAGAAAG CTCCTGTCCCTTCCCCCCGTTCCAGCACCATCTCTGAAGAGCTCTCCCCACCCAGCCACCAGGCCAAGAGGGAGGTTCGCTTCTTAGAGCTACAGAAAGTTGCCTCTTCCAGCGGGAACAA CTTCCTCTCAGGTTCCCCAGCCTCCCCCATGGGTGACATCTTGCAGACCCCACAGTTCCAGATGAGGCGGCTAAAGAAGCAGCTTGCAGATGAGAGAAGCAATAGAGACGAGCTGGAGCTGGAGTTGGCTGAGAACCGCAAGCTCCTCACCGAGAAGG ATGCGCAGATAGCCATGCTGCAGCAGCGCATTGACCGCCTCGCTCAGCTCAACGAGAAGCAGGCGGCCAGTCCGCTGGAGCCCAGGGAGCTGGAGGAACTGCGTGGCAAGAACGAGAG CCTCACTGTGCGGCTGCACGAAGCTCTGAAGCAGTGCCAGGACCTGAAGACAGAGAAGAGCCAGATGGACCGCAGAATTAGCCAGCTTTCTGAGGAGAATGGGGACCTTTCCTTTAAG AAATGCCTTGAAGAGAAGAACGAAATCCTTCAGGGAAAGCTTTCACAGCTGGAAGAACACTTGGCCCAGCTGCGGGAGAACCCACCCCAGGAGAAGGGTGAGGTGCTGGGCGATGTCTTGCAG CTGGAAACCCTCAAGCAAGAGGCAGCCACTCTCGCCGCAGACAACACCCAGCTTCAAGCCAGGGTGGCAGCACTGGAGACCGAGCGGGGCCAGCGGGAAGCCAAGCTGCTCGCCGAGCGGAGCCACTTCGAAGAAGAAAAGCAGCAGCTGGCCGGCCTGATTGCCGAGctgcagggctccctgtccaACCTCAGCCAGGCCAAGGAGGAGCTGGAGCAGGCTTCTCAGGCTCAGGTGGCCCGGCTGTCCACCCAGGTGGCCACACTGACCTCTGAGCTGGATACCCTCAACACTGCTGTGCAGCAGCGGGATGGGGAACTGGCTGGCCTGAAGCAGCAGGCCCAAACGGAGCAGGCGCAGCTCACACAGACTCTCCGGCAGCAGGAAGAGGCTGCCCAGGGCCTCCGCCAGCAGGTGGAGCAGCTGAGCAGCAGCCTGGAGCGCAAGGAGCGGCAGCTGGAAGAGGCTGCCACGGAGAAGGAGGCCACGAGGCGAGACCAGGCCCAGCAACTGGCTGCTGCAGCTGAGGAGCGGGAGGCTGCTCTCCGGGAGAGAGACGCAGCCCTCCAGCAGCTGGGGGCTGTGGAGAAGGAGAAGGTTGCCAAGTTGGAGGTCCTTCAAGAGCAGCTGCGGACGGCCCATGAAGCCCAGGAGGGTGCCCAGACCTCACTGACACAGgcccaggaggagaaggcggaGCTGAGCCAGAAGGTGGAGGAACTCCGTGCCCATGTTGAGGCAGCCCGCCAGGGGCAGAGTGAGGCACAGGCCCAGGCAGCAGAGCTGAAGGCCCAGTTGAGGTCTGAGCAGCAGAAAGCAACCAAGTGGGAAAGCGTGGCCCAGGAGAAGGCCCAGCTTCAGGAGCAGGTCCAGGCCCTGGAAGAGTCCCTGAAGGCCACCACAGGCAGCCTGGAAGAGGAGAAGCGCAGGACTGCAGACACCCTGGCAGAGCAGCAGCGGTGCATCTGCAGGTTGGAGGCGGAGACGCAGAGCCTAGTGGAGCAGCACGAGCAGGGGCAGAAGGAGCTGGAAGAAGAGAGAGCTGGGCGTAAGGGGCTGGAGGCCCGGTTACAGCAGCTCGGGGAGGCCCATCAGGCCCAGACAGAAGCCCTGCGGCAGGAGCTGGCCGAGGCTGTAGCCTCCCAGCGTGAGGCTGAGAGTGAGTGTGAGCAGCTGGCCAAGGAGGTGGCCACCTGGCGTGAGCGGTATGAGGACAGCCAGCAGGAGGAGGCGCAGTACGGCGCTATGTTCCAGGAACAGCTGATGACCCTGAAGGAGGAATGTGAGAAGGCCCgccaggagctgcaggaggccaAGGAGAAGGTGGTGGGGATCGAGGCCCACAGCGAGCTCCAGATCAGCCGGCAGCAGGATGAGCTGGCTCAGCTTCACGCCAGCCTGGCCAGGGCCCTGCAGCAGGTCCAAGAGAAGGAGGGCAGAGCCCAGCAGCTCGCCACCGACCTTGCCACCCTGCAGGAGAAGATGGCGGCCACCAGCAAGGAGGTGGCCCGCCTGGAGGCCTTGGTGCGCAAGGCAGGTGAGCAGCCGGAGACGGCCTCCCCGGAGCTGCTCAAGGAGCCGCCCAGAGTAGGAGATAGAGAGTCGGAGTGGCTGGAAGAGCAGCAGGGACGCCCGTTCTGCAGCACGCAGGCCGCGCTGCAGGCTATGGAGCGCGAGGCTGAGCAGATGGGTAGTGAGCTGGAGAGGCTGCGGGCCGCACTGATGGAgagccaggggcagcagcaggaggagcgTGGGCAACAGGAGAGGGAGGTGGCACGGCTGACCCAGGAGCGGGGCCGGGCCCAAGCTGACCTTGCCTTGGAGAAGGCCGCCAAGGCAGAACTGGAGATGCGGCTGCAGAATGCACTCAATGAGCAGCGTGTGGAGTTTGCTGCCCTGCAGGAGGCACTGGCCCAGGCCCTGAGGGAAAAGGAGGGGATGGACCAGGAACTGGCCAAGCTTCGTGGGCAGGAGGCAGCCCAAGGGGCAGCACTGAAGGAGCTTCAGCAAACCGTGGAGCGACTGAAAGAACAGCTGGCCAAGAAAGAGGAGGGGCGCCCGCAGTCTCTTGGGACAGCCAGCCGAGAAGACGCTTCTGGATTGCGAACCCAGTCCAAGGCTACTGGAAAGACTGAGCCAGAAGGCTCTGAACTGCAGGCTCTGCAGGCAGAGGTGAGCCGGCTGGAACAGCAGGCCCGTGAGTACCAGGAGAAGGCCTCCAGCCTGGAGCACAGCCTTGAGTCTGAGCGTACCACCCACGCGGAGCAGGCCAGTACTCTGAAGACTCTGCGGGGCCAGTTAGAGCAGAAGGCCCAGGAGCTGGGGAGCAGTCAGGACGCCTTAGCCTCAACCCAGAGGGAGTTGGCCACGCTCCGCGCCAAGGCCCAGGAGCACGGCAAGGCTGAGGACGAGTGGAAGGCCCAGGTGGCCCGGGGTCAGCAGGAGGCCGAGAGAAAAAACAGCCTCATCAGCAGCTTGGAGGAGGAGGTGTCCATCCTGAACCGCCAGGTGCTGGAGAAGGAGGGCGAGAGCAAGGAGCTGAAGCGGCTTGTGGTTGCCGAGTCAGAGAAGAGTCAGAAGCTGGAAGAGCGGCTGCGCCTGCTCCAGGCGGAGACCGCCAGCAGCAGCGCTAGGGCCGCGGAACGCAGCTCCGCGCTGCGAGAGGAGGTCCAGACCCTCCGGGAGGAGGCTGAGAAGCAGCGGGTGGCTTCTGAGAGCCTGCGGCAGGAGCTGGCCTCACAGGCGGAGCGAGCAGAGGAGCTGGGCCAAGAGTTAAAGGCCTGGCAGGAAAAGTTCTTCCAGAAGGAGCAGGCCCTCTCGGCCCTGCAGCTGGAGCACACCAGCACACAGGCCCTGGTGAGCGAGCTGCTGCCTGTCAAGCACCTATGCCAGCAGCTGCAGGCTGAGCAGGCTGCTGCTGAGAAGCGCCACAGGGAGGAGCTGGAGCAGAGCAAGCAGGCGGCTGGCGGGTTGCGGGCAGAGTTGCTGCGGGCCCAGCGCGAGCTTGGGGAGCTGCTGCCTCTGCGGCAGAAGGTGGCAGAGCAGGAGCGTGTGGCTCAGCAGCTGCGAGCGGAGAAGGCCAGCTACGTGGAGCAGCTGAGCATGCTGAAGAAGGCGCACGGCCTGCTGGCAGAGGAGAACCGCGGGCTGGGCGAGCGGGCCAGCCTCGGCCGGCAGTTTCTGGAAGTGGAGCTGGACCAGGCCCGCGAGAAGTACAGCCAGGAGCTGGCAGCTGTGCGTGCTGATGCTGAGACCCGTCTGACTGAGATGCAGCGGGAAGCTCAGAGCACTGCCCGGGAGCTGGAGGTGATGACCGCCAAGTACGAGGGTGCCAAGGCCAAGGTCCTGGAGGAGAGGCAGCGTTTCCAGGAGGAGAGGCAGAAACTCACTGCCCAG GTGGAGCAGCTAGAGTTATTTCAGAGAGAGCAGACTAAGCAG GTGGAAGAACTGAGCAAGAAGCTAGCTGACCATGAGCAAGCCAGCAAGGCGCAGCAGCAGAAGCTGAAG gCCCAGGGCGGTGAGAGCCTGCAGGAGGTCCAGCGCCTCCAGGCCCAGCTGAGCGAGCTGCAggcccagctgagccagaaggagcAGGCGGCTGAGCACTACAAGTTACAG ATGGAGAAGGCCAAGACTCATTATGATGCCAAGAAGCAGCAGAACCAAGAGCTGCAGGAGCAGCTGCGGGGCCTGGAGCAGCTGCAGACGGAGAACAAGGAGCTGCGGGCAGAAGCGGATCGGCTGGGCCGGGAGCTGCAGCAGGCCGGGCTGAAGACCAAGGAGGCCGAGCAGGCCTGCCGCCACCTCACGGCCCAGGTGCGCAGCCTGGAGGCACAG GTTGCCCATGCCGACCAGCAGCTTCGGGACCTGGGCAAGTTCCAGGTGGCAACTGACGCCTTGAAGAGCCGGGAGCCCCAGGCGAAGCCTCAGCTGGACTTGAGTATTGACAGCCTGGATCTGAGCTGCGAGGAGGGGACCCCTCTCTCTGTCACCAG CAAGTTGCCTCGCACCCAGCCAGACGGCACCAGCATCCCTGGAGAGCCAGCCTCCCCCATCTCCCAGCGTCTGCCCCCCAAAGTGGAGTCCCTGGAGAGCCTCTACTTCACGCCCATCCCCACCCGGGGTCAGGCCCCCCTGGAGAGCAGCCTGGACTCTCTGGGGGACATCTCCCTGGACTCAAGCCGGAAGACCCGCTCTGCTCGTAGGCGCACCACGCAGATCATCAACATCACCATGACCAAGGTCAGCAAG AAGCTGGACGTGGAGGATCCAGACAGTGCCAACGCCTCCTTCTACAGCACACAGTCAGCTCCAGCTTCCCAGGCAGGCCCGAGAGCTGCCTCCTCCACCCAGTCTCTAGCCCGCCTGGGCTCTCCCGACGACGGCAACTCCACTCTGCTCAGCCTGCCTGGCTACCGGCCCACCACTCGCAGCTCTGCTCGCCGTTCCCAGGCCGGGATGTCCAGTGGGGCCCCTCCAG GCAGGAACAGCTTCTATGTGGGCACCTGCCAGGACGAGCCTGAACAGCTGGATGACTGGAACCGCATTGCAGAGCTGCAGCAGCGCAACCGAGTATGCCCACCGCACCTGAAGACCTGCTACCCCTTGGAGTCCAGG CCTTCCCTGAGCCTGCCTGCCATCACAGATGAGGAGATAAAAACTGGCGACCCCCGGGAGACCCTGCGCCGAGCCAGCATGCAGCCAACCCAGATAGCTGAGGGCGCCGGCATCACCACACGGCAGCAGCGCAAGCGGGTTTCCTCAGAGACCCACCAGGGTCCCGGCACACCTGAG TCAAAGAAGGCCACCACATGTTTCCCGCGCCCCATGACCCCCCGGGACCGACATGAAGGGCGCAGACACAGCACTACCGAGGCCCAGAAGAAGGCCGTTCCAGCTGTTAAACAG GCTGACCGCCGCCAGTCGATGGCCTTCAGCATCCTCAACACGCCCAAGAAGCTTGGGAACAGCCTTCTGCGGAAGGCAGCCTCAAAGAAAGCCCCCTCCAAAGCCTCACCCAATCCCCGCAGCGGGACCCGCCGCTCTCCGCGCATCGCCACCACCACAGCCAGCGCCACCGCCACCCCCCGGGCAAAGGGCAAG gCGAAGCACTGA